From one Angustibacter luteus genomic stretch:
- a CDS encoding XdhC family protein, with amino-acid sequence MREVLDELLGWWRDGKPSAMATVVATWQSAPRPAGASMLVGPDGEAVGSVSGGCVEGAVYELGQQVIADGVPVLQRYGVSDDDAFAVGLTCGGILDVLVQRVDPLTFPELGQVADDVRAGRPVAVCTVIEHPDPALVGSRLVVHPDDDSEPTVGRLVSERATDAVADDARGLLAAGRTETLTYGPDGERRGEGMRVFVASYAPKPRMLVFGAIDFAAAVARVGSFLGYHVTVCDARPVFATATRFPEADEVVVRWPHQYLRAEADAGRVDERAVLAVLTHDPKFDVPLLEVALELDVAYVGAMGSRRTHDDRVKRLQEAGVSAAALARLSSPIGLDLGARTPEETAISIAAEIVQLRWGGRGSRLVELAGPIHHVAPHASPDVSPDVSPEATAGSS; translated from the coding sequence GTGCGTGAGGTCCTGGACGAGCTGCTCGGCTGGTGGCGGGACGGCAAACCGTCCGCGATGGCCACGGTCGTCGCGACCTGGCAGTCGGCGCCGCGCCCCGCTGGCGCCTCGATGCTGGTCGGTCCGGACGGCGAGGCCGTCGGCAGCGTGAGCGGCGGCTGCGTCGAGGGCGCCGTCTACGAGCTCGGCCAGCAGGTCATCGCCGACGGCGTGCCGGTCCTGCAGCGCTACGGGGTCAGCGACGACGACGCCTTCGCGGTCGGCCTGACCTGCGGCGGCATCCTGGACGTCCTGGTGCAGCGGGTCGACCCGCTGACCTTTCCCGAGCTGGGTCAGGTCGCGGACGACGTCCGGGCCGGTCGCCCCGTCGCGGTGTGCACCGTCATCGAGCACCCGGACCCGGCGCTGGTCGGCAGCCGGCTCGTCGTGCACCCCGACGACGACTCCGAGCCGACGGTCGGCCGGCTGGTCTCCGAGCGCGCCACCGACGCCGTCGCGGACGACGCGCGCGGTCTGCTGGCCGCCGGCCGCACCGAGACGCTGACGTACGGTCCGGACGGCGAGCGGCGCGGCGAGGGGATGCGGGTGTTCGTCGCGTCGTACGCGCCGAAGCCGCGGATGCTGGTGTTCGGGGCGATCGACTTCGCCGCCGCGGTGGCCCGGGTGGGCTCGTTCCTCGGCTACCACGTGACCGTCTGCGACGCCCGGCCCGTGTTCGCTACCGCGACGCGGTTCCCGGAGGCCGACGAGGTCGTCGTGCGCTGGCCGCACCAGTACCTGCGAGCCGAGGCGGACGCCGGGCGGGTCGACGAGCGCGCGGTGCTCGCCGTGCTCACCCACGACCCGAAGTTCGACGTGCCGCTGCTGGAGGTCGCGCTCGAGCTGGACGTCGCCTACGTCGGTGCGATGGGGTCGCGGCGGACCCACGACGACCGGGTCAAGCGGCTGCAGGAGGCCGGGGTGAGTGCCGCCGCGCTGGCGCGGCTGAGCTCGCCGATCGGGCTGGACCTCGGCGCCCGCACCCCGGAGGAGACGGCGATCTCGATCGCGGCGGAGATCGTCCAGCTGCGCTGGGGCGGTCGCGGCAGTCGGCTCGTCGAGCTCGCCGGGCCGATCCACCACGTGGCACCACACGCATCACCGGACGTATCACCGGACGTATCACCAGAAGCCACCGCGGGCTCTTCCTGA
- a CDS encoding (2Fe-2S)-binding protein, whose product MTRVTVTVDGVQYSDDVEPRLLLVQHLRENLGKTGTVIGCDTSNCGACTVHLDGVSVKSCTVLAVQADGHEVTTIEGLATDGELHPMQAAFHEHHALQCGYCTPGMIMSACALLNDNPDPSEDEVREGLEGNLCRCTGYQNIVAAVQAASKAGAR is encoded by the coding sequence ATGACCCGTGTCACCGTCACCGTCGACGGAGTCCAGTACAGCGACGACGTCGAGCCCCGACTGCTCCTCGTGCAGCACCTGCGCGAGAACCTCGGCAAGACCGGCACCGTGATCGGGTGCGACACCAGCAACTGCGGCGCCTGCACCGTGCACCTGGACGGGGTGAGCGTGAAGTCCTGCACGGTGCTCGCCGTCCAGGCCGACGGGCACGAGGTCACCACCATCGAGGGGCTGGCCACCGACGGTGAGCTGCACCCGATGCAGGCCGCCTTCCACGAGCACCACGCCCTGCAGTGCGGCTACTGCACCCCCGGCATGATCATGTCGGCCTGCGCGCTGCTCAACGACAACCCGGACCCGTCGGAGGACGAGGTCCGCGAGGGGCTCGAGGGCAACCTGTGCCGGTGCACCGGCTACCAGAACATCGTGGCCGCGGTGCAGGCCGCGTCGAAGGCCGGTGCGCGGTGA
- a CDS encoding MoxR family ATPase — protein MSADEAWSSAQVLGESLRGTGYLPDPGLSTVAWLAMRLHRPLLLEGEPGTGKTALAEALAQVTGAPLIRLQCYEGIDASQALYDWDVTRQVLHLRALEATRGDQRIDVEAAERSLFDERFLLARPVLAALRTSPSVLLVDEIDRADDEFEAFLLEVLSTYAVTIPELGTVTAAQPPIVVLTSNRTREVHDALKRRCLYHWVEHPGLVREIEIVRSRVPQVPQRLAEQVAAAAQRLRTIGLLKPPGVAESLDWARCLVELGAQELDTEVAATTLGAVLKYREDADRVRQDLARLLAG, from the coding sequence ATGAGCGCCGACGAGGCCTGGTCGAGCGCGCAGGTGCTGGGGGAGAGCCTGCGCGGCACCGGCTACCTGCCCGACCCCGGCCTGTCCACGGTCGCCTGGCTGGCCATGCGGCTGCACCGCCCGCTGCTGCTCGAGGGCGAGCCCGGCACCGGCAAGACCGCCCTGGCCGAGGCCCTCGCCCAGGTCACCGGCGCCCCGCTGATCCGGCTCCAGTGCTACGAGGGCATCGACGCCAGCCAGGCGCTGTACGACTGGGACGTCACCCGCCAGGTCCTGCACCTGCGTGCGCTCGAAGCCACCCGTGGTGACCAGCGGATCGACGTCGAGGCCGCCGAGCGCTCGCTGTTCGACGAGCGGTTCCTGCTGGCCCGGCCGGTGCTGGCCGCGCTGCGCACCAGCCCCAGCGTGCTGCTGGTCGACGAGATCGACCGCGCGGACGACGAGTTCGAGGCGTTCCTGCTCGAGGTGCTCTCCACGTACGCCGTGACCATCCCCGAGCTCGGCACCGTCACCGCGGCCCAGCCACCGATCGTGGTGCTCACCAGCAACCGGACCCGCGAGGTGCACGACGCGCTCAAGCGGCGCTGCCTCTACCACTGGGTCGAGCACCCCGGACTGGTCCGCGAGATCGAGATCGTCCGGTCCCGCGTGCCGCAGGTGCCGCAGCGCCTCGCCGAGCAGGTCGCCGCGGCCGCCCAGCGGCTGCGCACCATCGGGCTGCTGAAGCCGCCCGGCGTCGCCGAGTCGCTGGACTGGGCGCGCTGCCTCGTCGAGCTCGGCGCGCAGGAGCTGGACACCGAGGTCGCCGCCACCACCCTGGGCGCCGTGCTGAAGTACCGCGAGGACGCCGACCGGGTCCGCCAGGACCTGGCCCGGCTGCTTGCCGGCTGA
- a CDS encoding metal-dependent phosphohydrolase, producing MATASHAARTRTSWIIGALSATMARMELLGGWVRHARRMAPGIDRTDLEAAGLELLARYEEPHRAYHDQRHLSEVLAAVALLAEHAHDLSAVVLAAWWHDAVYEIGADDNEEASARLATATLAGWESDPDRVLHVGDLVRMTAHHAPEQHDADGQVLSDADLAVLASPEHRYSVYAADVRREYAAVPDVAFRAGRAALLRGLLERPAIYRTPSAHERWEASARANVEAELRDLG from the coding sequence ATGGCGACAGCATCGCACGCGGCACGCACCCGCACCTCGTGGATCATCGGCGCGCTGTCCGCGACAATGGCGCGCATGGAGCTGCTCGGCGGATGGGTACGGCACGCGCGCCGGATGGCGCCCGGCATCGACCGGACGGACCTCGAGGCGGCCGGCCTGGAGCTGCTGGCCCGCTACGAGGAGCCGCACCGGGCCTACCACGACCAGCGGCACCTGTCAGAGGTGCTGGCCGCGGTGGCGCTGCTCGCCGAGCACGCGCACGACCTGTCGGCCGTGGTGCTGGCGGCGTGGTGGCACGACGCGGTGTACGAGATCGGCGCGGACGACAACGAGGAGGCCAGCGCCCGGCTGGCCACGGCGACGCTGGCCGGCTGGGAGTCCGACCCGGACCGCGTGCTGCACGTCGGCGACCTGGTCCGGATGACGGCCCACCACGCTCCCGAGCAGCACGACGCCGACGGGCAGGTGCTCAGTGACGCCGACCTCGCCGTCCTGGCCAGCCCGGAGCACCGCTACTCGGTGTACGCCGCCGACGTCCGCCGCGAGTACGCCGCCGTGCCGGACGTCGCGTTCCGCGCTGGCCGGGCCGCGCTGCTGCGCGGCCTGCTCGAGCGGCCGGCGATCTACCGGACGCCGTCGGCGCACGAGCGCTGGGAGGCGTCGGCGCGCGCGAACGTCGAGGCCGAGCTGCGCGACCTGGGGTGA
- a CDS encoding xanthine dehydrogenase family protein subunit M — protein MIPAAFDYHAPTSVDEALQLLAAAAADGKDVKVMGGGQSLIPVLRLRLAAPEVIVDLGRIGDLADVRDDGDALVIGAMATHDTVLRHELVRQHALLLALATETVADPQVRHRGTFGGALVHADPAGDLPAPTLALGAEMVIAGAGGERRTVAAADFFQDLFTTAVGEGELLVQVRVPKYTGWGACYEKFNRISHAWAMVGAAVALKVEGGTIAEARVGLTNMGSVPVRATGVEAALVGQRATSDAVRVACAAAGDGTTPPTDANADADYRRHLAGVLTGRAVLSAAGA, from the coding sequence ATGATCCCCGCGGCGTTCGACTACCACGCGCCGACCTCCGTGGACGAGGCGCTGCAGCTGCTCGCTGCCGCCGCGGCCGACGGCAAGGACGTCAAGGTCATGGGCGGTGGGCAGAGCCTGATACCGGTGCTGCGGCTGCGGCTCGCGGCGCCCGAGGTCATCGTCGACCTCGGCCGGATCGGCGACCTGGCCGACGTCCGCGACGACGGCGACGCCCTCGTCATCGGCGCCATGGCGACCCACGACACGGTGCTGCGGCACGAGCTGGTCCGCCAGCACGCGCTGCTGCTCGCCCTGGCCACCGAGACGGTGGCCGACCCGCAGGTGCGGCACCGCGGCACCTTCGGCGGCGCGCTGGTGCACGCCGACCCGGCTGGTGACCTGCCGGCCCCGACGCTCGCGCTGGGCGCGGAGATGGTCATCGCCGGGGCCGGCGGCGAGCGGCGCACCGTGGCCGCGGCCGACTTCTTCCAGGACCTGTTCACCACCGCCGTCGGCGAGGGCGAGCTGCTCGTCCAGGTCCGGGTGCCGAAGTACACCGGCTGGGGTGCCTGCTACGAGAAGTTCAACCGGATCTCGCACGCCTGGGCGATGGTCGGGGCGGCCGTGGCGCTGAAGGTCGAGGGCGGCACGATCGCCGAGGCCCGCGTCGGGCTGACCAACATGGGCTCGGTGCCGGTGCGGGCCACCGGGGTCGAGGCCGCGCTGGTCGGCCAGCGGGCGACGTCCGACGCGGTGCGGGTGGCGTGCGCGGCGGCCGGTGACGGGACCACCCCGCCCACGGACGCGAACGCCGACGCCGACTACCGACGTCACCTCGCGGGGGTGCTGACCGGCCGCGCCGTGCTCAGCGCCGCCGGGGCCTGA
- a CDS encoding WXG100 family type VII secretion target has translation MSSQFQVDTDRISGASGTVQRIGADIDSAVSRMTSELTALQDAWRGEASGRFHAVAVEWRGTQVRVREALDHIGQLLAQAGQQYAAAEQQNAAMFR, from the coding sequence ATGAGCAGCCAGTTCCAGGTCGACACCGACCGGATCAGCGGCGCGAGCGGCACCGTGCAGCGGATCGGCGCGGACATCGACAGCGCCGTCAGCCGGATGACCAGCGAGCTCACCGCGCTGCAGGACGCCTGGCGCGGCGAGGCGTCCGGCCGCTTCCACGCGGTCGCGGTCGAGTGGCGGGGGACGCAGGTGCGGGTGCGCGAGGCGTTGGACCACATCGGCCAGCTGCTCGCCCAGGCGGGGCAGCAGTACGCCGCCGCGGAGCAGCAGAACGCCGCGATGTTCCGCTGA
- a CDS encoding vWA domain-containing protein, with amino-acid sequence MPDVAVPDVATPDVATVLAGFARTLRAAGVPVTPDRTTAFLTAAAEVGAADRAGVYWAGRATLCGDPDHLRLYDLAFDDWFGGRRPRPRGADAPTPLPPSTMASLESDSGRSGDPEDLDDDPVRAAASATEVLRHRDVADLDEGGRAQMRRLLAELDVQMPSRRSARRRSSARGELDVRRTLREELRRGGEPGPLRYRRAGRRPRRVVWLVDVSGSMAPYADVLLRLAHAQVRAGVGQGRSRVEVFTVGTRLTRVTPSFAHRDVERALRAAGEQVPDWSGGTRLGETLAAFVERWGRRGVARGAVVVICSDGWERGDPAQLGEQVHQLHRLAHRLVWVNPHRGKEGYQPVQGGMAAVLPYVDDFVAGHSVASYARLMEVVAGA; translated from the coding sequence ATGCCTGACGTCGCGGTGCCCGACGTCGCCACGCCTGATGTCGCGACCGTGCTGGCGGGGTTCGCCCGCACGCTGCGCGCGGCCGGCGTCCCGGTCACCCCGGACCGGACGACGGCGTTCCTGACCGCGGCCGCCGAGGTCGGCGCGGCGGACCGGGCGGGCGTCTACTGGGCCGGGCGGGCCACCTTGTGCGGTGACCCGGACCATCTGCGGCTGTACGACCTGGCCTTCGACGACTGGTTCGGCGGACGTCGCCCTCGCCCCCGCGGCGCCGACGCGCCGACCCCGCTGCCGCCGTCCACCATGGCGTCGCTGGAGAGCGACTCGGGTCGCTCCGGCGACCCCGAGGACCTGGACGACGACCCGGTGCGCGCCGCGGCCAGCGCCACCGAGGTGCTGCGGCACCGCGACGTCGCCGACCTCGACGAGGGCGGCCGCGCCCAGATGCGCCGGCTCCTCGCCGAGCTCGACGTCCAGATGCCGAGCCGGCGCTCCGCCCGGCGGCGGTCCTCAGCCCGCGGCGAGCTCGACGTCCGCCGCACCCTGCGCGAGGAGCTGCGCCGTGGCGGCGAGCCCGGCCCGCTGCGCTATCGGCGCGCCGGGCGCCGTCCGCGCCGGGTGGTCTGGCTCGTCGACGTGTCCGGCTCGATGGCGCCCTACGCCGACGTGCTGCTGCGGCTCGCGCACGCCCAGGTCCGGGCCGGAGTTGGGCAGGGGCGCTCGCGCGTCGAGGTGTTCACGGTCGGCACCCGGCTGACCCGGGTCACGCCGTCGTTCGCCCACCGCGACGTCGAGCGGGCGCTGCGGGCGGCCGGCGAGCAGGTGCCGGACTGGTCCGGCGGCACCCGGCTCGGCGAGACGCTCGCCGCGTTCGTGGAGCGCTGGGGACGTCGGGGGGTGGCGCGCGGGGCGGTCGTCGTGATCTGCTCCGACGGCTGGGAGCGCGGCGACCCCGCGCAGCTCGGCGAGCAGGTCCACCAGCTGCACCGGCTGGCTCACCGGCTGGTCTGGGTGAACCCGCACCGCGGCAAGGAGGGCTACCAACCCGTGCAGGGCGGGATGGCTGCGGTGCTGCCGTACGTTGACGACTTCGTGGCGGGGCACTCGGTGGCGTCGTACGCCCGGCTCATGGAGGTGGTCGCGGGTGCGTGA
- a CDS encoding xanthine dehydrogenase family protein molybdopterin-binding subunit, which produces MTAVDDPTATAEVGRARRRKEDQRLITGRTRWTDNITLPGMLHLAYVRSPFAHATITSIDTSAALASSGVVAVYTGADLDAEQGGLPNAWPITPDMKAPRHPALAVDHVAFAGEAVAVVAARTLREARDAAELVDVDYDELPVVLDMAAAVEDGAALAHPSLDSNVSAVWVFDSAEAGTGTDVDAAISDARLNGVVIERQFRQQRLVPAFMEPRSVVVDPTGEQITVWSATQVPHFVRIFLALGTGVPESKIRVIAPDVGGGFGGKLQFTPEELITFLVARRLGKPCKSTETRTESILTAHHGRDQIQRLTLSATKDGTVTGFKVDLLADMGAYLGLVTSGVPILGAFMFTAIYKFPAYRFTCTNVFTNKTWTDAYRGAGRPEATFGIERMMDELAAELGRDPLEVREQNWIKHEEFPFTTVAGLEYDSGNYEAATEKAKELFGYDALRAEQQQRRDSGDAVQLGLGISTFTEMCGLAPSRVLGALSYVGGGWESASIRMLPTGKVEVLTGASAHGQGHETAFSQIVADRLGVAFEDVEVLHGDTQISHKGLDTYGSRSLVVGGIAIVNAADKVIEKARPIAAHLLEASEDDLEFTGGRFSVRGTDQGVSMGELAFAVFQGHNLPDGVEPTLDSDATFDPENFSYPHGTHLCAAEVDTETGAVKLRSYVCVDDIGEVINPLIVEGQVHGGLAQGIAQALYEEAVHDDQGTLTTATFVDYLLPTAVDLPHFTTDRTTTPSTTNPLGVKGVGEAGTIASTPAVVNAVLDAVRHLGVSDIEMPLSPQRVWRALRDGAAGAAGEAAAAVPHWEEPAQSGGVEPSPTRAEGSDEGSPA; this is translated from the coding sequence GTGACCGCCGTCGACGACCCGACCGCCACCGCGGAGGTCGGCCGGGCCCGCCGCCGCAAGGAGGACCAGCGGCTGATCACCGGCCGCACCCGCTGGACGGACAACATCACGCTGCCCGGCATGCTGCACCTGGCCTACGTGCGCAGCCCCTTCGCGCACGCCACGATCACCTCGATCGACACGAGTGCGGCGCTGGCGTCGTCCGGCGTCGTGGCCGTCTACACCGGCGCCGACCTGGACGCCGAGCAGGGCGGCCTGCCCAACGCGTGGCCGATCACCCCGGACATGAAGGCCCCGCGGCACCCGGCGCTCGCCGTCGACCACGTCGCGTTCGCCGGCGAGGCCGTCGCGGTCGTGGCGGCGCGGACGCTGCGCGAGGCCCGGGACGCCGCCGAGCTGGTGGACGTCGACTACGACGAGCTGCCCGTCGTGCTGGACATGGCGGCCGCCGTCGAGGACGGCGCCGCCCTGGCCCACCCCTCGCTGGACAGCAACGTCAGCGCCGTCTGGGTCTTCGACTCGGCCGAGGCCGGCACGGGCACCGACGTCGACGCCGCCATCTCCGACGCGCGGCTCAACGGCGTGGTGATCGAGCGCCAGTTCCGCCAGCAGCGGCTCGTGCCGGCGTTCATGGAGCCGCGCTCGGTCGTCGTCGACCCGACCGGTGAGCAGATCACCGTGTGGAGCGCGACCCAGGTGCCGCACTTCGTTCGGATCTTCCTGGCGCTCGGCACCGGCGTCCCGGAGTCCAAGATCCGGGTCATCGCGCCGGACGTCGGCGGCGGGTTCGGTGGCAAGCTCCAGTTCACGCCGGAGGAGCTGATCACCTTCCTGGTCGCCCGCCGGCTCGGCAAGCCGTGCAAGAGCACCGAGACCCGCACCGAGTCGATCCTGACCGCGCACCACGGGCGCGACCAGATCCAGCGGCTCACGCTGTCCGCCACCAAGGACGGCACGGTCACCGGCTTCAAGGTCGACCTGCTGGCCGACATGGGCGCCTACCTGGGCCTGGTCACCTCGGGCGTGCCGATCCTGGGCGCCTTCATGTTCACCGCCATCTACAAGTTCCCGGCGTACCGGTTCACCTGCACGAACGTGTTCACCAACAAGACCTGGACGGACGCCTACCGCGGCGCCGGCCGGCCCGAGGCCACCTTCGGCATCGAGCGGATGATGGACGAGCTCGCCGCCGAGCTGGGCCGCGACCCGCTCGAGGTGCGCGAGCAGAACTGGATCAAGCACGAGGAGTTCCCGTTCACCACGGTCGCCGGGCTGGAGTACGACTCCGGCAACTACGAGGCGGCCACCGAGAAGGCCAAGGAGCTGTTCGGCTACGACGCGCTGCGTGCCGAGCAGCAGCAGCGCCGGGACAGCGGGGACGCCGTCCAGCTCGGGCTGGGGATCTCCACCTTCACCGAGATGTGCGGGCTCGCGCCGTCCCGGGTGCTGGGTGCGCTCAGCTACGTCGGCGGCGGCTGGGAGTCGGCGTCCATCCGAATGCTGCCCACGGGCAAGGTCGAGGTGCTGACCGGCGCCAGCGCGCACGGGCAGGGCCACGAGACGGCCTTCAGCCAGATCGTCGCCGACCGGCTCGGCGTCGCCTTCGAGGACGTCGAGGTGCTGCACGGCGACACCCAGATCTCGCACAAGGGCCTGGACACCTACGGCTCGCGCTCGCTGGTGGTCGGCGGCATCGCCATCGTGAACGCCGCCGACAAGGTGATCGAGAAGGCGCGGCCCATCGCGGCGCACCTGCTCGAGGCCAGTGAGGACGACCTGGAGTTCACCGGCGGCAGGTTCAGCGTGCGCGGCACCGACCAGGGCGTCTCGATGGGCGAGCTCGCGTTCGCCGTCTTCCAGGGCCACAACCTGCCGGACGGCGTGGAGCCGACCCTGGACTCCGACGCGACCTTCGACCCGGAGAACTTCTCCTACCCGCACGGCACGCACCTGTGCGCCGCCGAGGTGGACACCGAGACCGGTGCGGTGAAGCTGCGCTCGTACGTGTGCGTGGACGACATCGGCGAGGTGATCAACCCGCTGATCGTCGAGGGCCAGGTGCACGGCGGGCTCGCCCAGGGCATCGCGCAGGCGCTCTACGAGGAGGCCGTGCACGACGACCAGGGCACGCTGACCACGGCGACGTTCGTGGACTACCTGCTGCCCACCGCGGTCGACCTGCCGCACTTCACCACGGACCGGACGACGACGCCGTCCACCACGAACCCGTTGGGCGTCAAGGGGGTCGGCGAGGCCGGCACCATCGCCTCGACGCCGGCCGTGGTCAACGCGGTGCTGGACGCCGTCCGGCACCTCGGGGTGTCCGACATCGAGATGCCGCTGTCCCCGCAGCGTGTCTGGCGGGCGCTGCGGGACGGTGCCGCCGGTGCCGCCGGCGAGGCCGCTGCGGCCGTGCCGCACTGGGAGGAGCCCGCGCAGTCCGGCGGGGTCGAACCGTCGCCCACCCGAGCCGAGGGCTCCGACGAAGGGAGCCCGGCATGA